Proteins encoded in a region of the Oryctolagus cuniculus chromosome 10, mOryCun1.1, whole genome shotgun sequence genome:
- the TRAIP gene encoding E3 ubiquitin-protein ligase TRAIP — protein MVMSLLLAPIQRCAPEALVKSSQTPASYRATPQGSLPPPGLQVPPLVTPPRACPMRGKHSGPAPVLCCHFRSVPGSRAVEPNLKRAGARPGSWSCRSFLGYLGLLSLTVMPIRALCTICSDFFDHSRDVAAIHCGHTFHLQCLIQWFETAPSRTCPQCRIQVGKRTIINKLFFDLAQEEESVLDPEFLKNELDNVRAQLSQKERERQDSQAIIDALRDSLEERNATVESLQKALSKTEMLCSTLKKQMKYLEQQQDENKQAQEEARRLRSKMKTMEQIELLLQSQRPEVEEMIRDMGVGQSAVEQLAVYCVSLKKEYENLKKARKASGELADKLRKDLISSRNKLQTVYSELDQAKLELKSAQKDLQNADKEITSLRKKLTMLQETLNLPPVASETVNRLVLESPAPVEMLNLKLRRPSFGDDIDLNAIFDVNTPPARPSSSQHAHCKKPCMEKAHSPDQDVSKKVAKGSKQEPQLLLGGQRCAGELDEELADAFPVFIRNAVLGQKQPKRAKTESCRNTDAVRTGFDGLGGRTKFIQPTDIAVIRPLPVKPKAKTKQRVGVRPLNPPSQAKMDTFLWQRDQ, from the exons ATGGTGATGTCACTGCTCCTCGCCCCAATTCAAAGATGCGCTCCCGAGGCGCTGGTCAAGTCCTCCCAGACACCTGCAAGCTATCGCGCGACACCACAGGGCTCTCTACCGCCCCCAGGCCTCCAAGTTCCGCCCCTGGTCACGCCCCCTAGAGCTTGTCCAATGAGGGGCAAGCATTCAGGGCCCGCCCCGGTCCTGTGTTGTCATTTCCGGTCCGTTCCCGGAAGTCGCGCCGTGGAGCCAAATTTGAAGAGAGCGGGGGCGcgtccaggaagctggagctgtcGCAGCTTCCTTGGCTACCTGGGCCTCTTGAGTCTAACAGTCATGCCTATCCGTGCGTTGTGCACTATCTGCTCGGACTTCTTCGACCACTCTCGAGACGTGGCCGCCATACATTGCGGCCACACCTTCCACCTGCAGTG CCTGATTCAGTGGTTCGAGACAGCCCCAAGTCGGACTTGCCCACAGTGCCGAATCCAG GTTGGCAAAAGAACCATTATCAACAAGCTCTTCTTTGACCTTGCCCAGGAAGAGGAGAGTGTCTTGGATCCAGAATTCTTAAAG AATGAACTGGATAACGTCAGAGCCCAGCTTTCCCAAAAAG agagggagagacaggacagCCAGGCCATCATCGACGCTCTGCGGGACTCGCTGGAAGAGCGCAATGCCACTGTGGAATCTCTTCAGAAGGCCTTAAGCAAGACCGAGATGCTGTGTTCCACTCTCAAA AAGCAGATGAAATACTTGGAACAGCAGCAGGATGAAAACAAACAAGCACAGGAAGAAGCCCGCCGGCTCAGGAGCAAGATGAAGACCATGGAGCA GATTGAGCTTCTACTTCAGAGCCAGCGGCCTGAGGTGGAGGAGATGATCCGAGATATGGGTGTGGGACAGTCAGCGGTGGAGCAGCTAGCTGTGTACTGTGTATCCCTCAAGAA AGAGTATGAAAATCTAAAAAAGGCACGGAAGGCCTCAGGGGAGCTGGCTGACAAGCTGAGGAAGGACTTGATTTCCTCTAGAAATAAG CTGCAAACAGTCTACTCTGAATTGGACCAGGCTAAGTTAGAGCTGAAGTCTGCCCAGAAGGACTTACAGAATGCTGACAAGGAAATCACG AGCCTAAGAAAGAAGCTAACAATGCTGCAGGAAACCTTGAACCTGCCACCAGTGGCCAGTGAAACTGTCAACCGCCTGGTTTTAGAAAG cccagctcctgtgGAGATGCTGAACCTGAAGCTCCGCCGGCCATCCTTCGGTGATGACATTGACCTCAATGCTATCTTTGATGTGAACACTCCCCCAGCCCGGCCCTCCAGCTCCCAGCATGCTCACTGCAAGAAGCCCTGCATGGAGAAGGCACA CTCTCCTGATCAAGACGTCTCCAAGAAGGTAGCCAAAGGCTCCAAGCAG GAGCCCCAGCTCTTGCtgggtggccagcgctgtgcaggAGAGCTAGATGAGGAACTGGCTGATGCCTTCCCTGTCTTCATCCGCAATGCTGTCCTGGGCCAGAAGCAGCCCAAAAGGGCCAAGACAGAGTCCTGTCGAAACACAGATGCT GTAAGAACAGGCTTCGATGGGCTTGGAGGCCGGACAAAATTCATTCAACCT ACTGACATTGCCGTGATCCGCCCACTGCCTGTTAAACCCAAGGCCAAGACCAAACAGAGAGTAGGAGTGAGACCTCTGAACCCTCCCTCCCAGGCCAAGATGGACACCTTCCTGTGGCAGAGAGACCAGTGA